A stretch of Eubalaena glacialis isolate mEubGla1 chromosome 10, mEubGla1.1.hap2.+ XY, whole genome shotgun sequence DNA encodes these proteins:
- the HRAS gene encoding GTPase HRas isoform X1, whose translation MTEYKLVVVGAGGVGKSALTIQLIQNHFVDEYDPTIEDSYRKQVVIDGETCLLDILDTAGQEEYSAMRDQYMRTGEGFLCVFAINNAKSFEDIHQYREQIKRVKDSDDVPMVLVGNKCDLAARTVESRQAQDLARSYGIPYIETSAKTRQGVEDAFYTLVREIRQHKARKLSPPDEGGPGCLSCRCLLS comes from the exons ATGACGGAGTATAAGCTCGTGGTGGTGGGCGCCGGAGGCGTGGGGAAGAGCGCCCTGACCATCCAGCTCATCCAGAACCACTTTGTGGATGAGTACGACCCCACCATAGAG GACTCCTACCGGAAGCAAGTGGTCATTGATGGGGAGACTTGCCTGCTGGACATCCTGGACACGGCGGGCCAGGAGGAGTACAGCGCCATGCGGGACCAGTACATGCGCACCGGGGAGGGCTTCCTTTGTGTGTTTGCCATCAACAACGCCAAGTCCTTCGAGGACATCCACCAGTACAG GGAGCAGATCAAACGGGTGAAGGACTCAGACGATGTGCCCATGGTGCTGGTGGGGAACAAGTGTGACCTGGCCGCGCGCACCGTGGAGTCTCGGCAGGCCCAGGACCTCGCCCGCAGCTACGGCATCCCCTACATCGAGACCTCGGCCAAGACGCGCCAG GGCGTGGAGGATGCCTTCTACACGCTGGTGCGCGAGATCCGGCAGCACAAGGCGCGCAAGCTGAGCCCACCTGACGAGGGCGGCCCGGGCTGCCTGAGCTGCAGGTGCCTGCTCTCCTGA
- the HRAS gene encoding GTPase HRas isoform X2 yields the protein MTEYKLVVVGAGGVGKSALTIQLIQNHFVDEYDPTIEDSYRKQVVIDGETCLLDILDTAGQEEYSAMRDQYMRTGEGFLCVFAINNAKSFEDIHQYREQIKRVKDSDDVPMVLVGNKCDLAARTVESRQAQDLARSYGIPYIETSAKTRQGSRSGSGSSSGTLWDPPGPP from the exons ATGACGGAGTATAAGCTCGTGGTGGTGGGCGCCGGAGGCGTGGGGAAGAGCGCCCTGACCATCCAGCTCATCCAGAACCACTTTGTGGATGAGTACGACCCCACCATAGAG GACTCCTACCGGAAGCAAGTGGTCATTGATGGGGAGACTTGCCTGCTGGACATCCTGGACACGGCGGGCCAGGAGGAGTACAGCGCCATGCGGGACCAGTACATGCGCACCGGGGAGGGCTTCCTTTGTGTGTTTGCCATCAACAACGCCAAGTCCTTCGAGGACATCCACCAGTACAG GGAGCAGATCAAACGGGTGAAGGACTCAGACGATGTGCCCATGGTGCTGGTGGGGAACAAGTGTGACCTGGCCGCGCGCACCGTGGAGTCTCGGCAGGCCCAGGACCTCGCCCGCAGCTACGGCATCCCCTACATCGAGACCTCGGCCAAGACGCGCCAG GGCAGCcgctctggctctggctccagCTCCGGGACCCTCTGGGACCCTCCGGGACCCCCGTGA